A portion of the Gemmatimonas sp. genome contains these proteins:
- a CDS encoding NADH-quinone oxidoreductase subunit N produces the protein MSEYMSGGALLRALAPELLLTSGALAMLVGTVWSPQSQRAGAAEGAERTSTMSRFAVVLCLLVGLVVVIAWGDGATGTADQRLAGDGFRWAIDLVILLGTGMSLMLIDAEQHRSGAFSPEVPVLVLFAAVGMMILAAARDLMFVFLGVELMSLAVYVLAGVNRRSGRGAEAAVKYFLLGAVSTGFLLYGIALLYGATGSTRLVDIGQWVSAHPPLSPLFIVGAALLLVGLAFKVAAAPFHLWTPDVYDGAPLPITAFMSATVKTAAFAVFARVMVEALGRASAQWHTGLWWLAVATMVVGNVFALSQRNLVRMLAYSSIAHAGYLLVTLVVGGAAATTALVFYMVSYTLATMGTFGVLIAVNAGRDVAPTIDDIAGLWLVRPWLASAMAVFLLAFLGMPLVGGMGFFAKWYVLQAALQANAPQTILAVVLVLTSAVSAAYYLNVVGAMFMRPRTEGQPTPQLLPMGQSLVAFAAAVLLVLGVYPTPVVRMAKRALTSPITRSAPIEPAPRGPRLQAAVLTVPSTDAGVAMSRQPTTPR, from the coding sequence ATGAGTGAGTACATGTCAGGTGGCGCGCTGCTGCGCGCCCTCGCCCCGGAACTGCTGCTCACGAGCGGCGCACTCGCGATGCTGGTGGGCACCGTATGGTCGCCGCAGTCGCAACGCGCCGGTGCAGCCGAGGGAGCAGAGCGGACGTCCACCATGTCACGGTTTGCGGTGGTGCTCTGCCTTCTGGTCGGGCTGGTCGTCGTCATTGCCTGGGGCGACGGCGCGACCGGCACGGCCGATCAGCGATTGGCGGGTGACGGCTTCCGTTGGGCGATCGACCTGGTGATTCTTCTGGGCACGGGGATGTCGCTGATGCTGATTGATGCCGAACAGCACCGCAGCGGTGCATTCAGCCCGGAAGTACCCGTGCTGGTGCTGTTCGCGGCCGTGGGCATGATGATTCTTGCGGCGGCACGAGACCTCATGTTCGTGTTTCTGGGCGTCGAGCTGATGTCGCTTGCCGTGTATGTTCTGGCCGGCGTCAACCGCCGGAGCGGACGTGGCGCCGAGGCGGCCGTGAAGTACTTCCTGCTTGGTGCCGTAAGCACGGGGTTCCTGCTGTACGGCATCGCACTCCTGTACGGGGCAACCGGCAGCACACGACTGGTGGACATCGGGCAGTGGGTGTCCGCGCATCCGCCCCTCTCCCCCTTGTTCATCGTGGGGGCCGCCTTGCTGCTCGTGGGCCTCGCCTTCAAGGTGGCCGCAGCCCCGTTTCACTTGTGGACGCCCGACGTCTACGATGGCGCCCCGCTGCCGATCACGGCGTTCATGTCGGCTACGGTCAAGACCGCGGCGTTTGCCGTCTTTGCCCGCGTCATGGTCGAGGCGCTCGGGCGTGCCTCGGCCCAATGGCACACCGGCCTGTGGTGGCTCGCCGTGGCGACGATGGTCGTGGGCAACGTGTTCGCGCTTTCGCAGCGCAATCTCGTGCGCATGCTCGCCTATTCGAGCATCGCGCATGCCGGCTATCTGCTCGTGACCCTCGTGGTGGGCGGAGCGGCCGCCACGACGGCGCTGGTGTTCTACATGGTGTCCTACACGCTGGCCACGATGGGTACGTTCGGCGTGCTGATCGCGGTGAATGCCGGTCGTGATGTGGCGCCCACCATCGACGACATCGCAGGTCTCTGGCTTGTGCGCCCGTGGTTGGCCAGCGCCATGGCGGTGTTCCTTCTGGCGTTTCTCGGCATGCCGCTGGTGGGAGGCATGGGGTTCTTCGCCAAGTGGTATGTCCTGCAGGCCGCTCTGCAGGCCAACGCCCCCCAGACCATTCTGGCGGTTGTGCTGGTGCTGACCAGCGCGGTCTCGGCGGCGTACTACCTCAATGTGGTGGGTGCCATGTTCATGCGTCCGCGCACCGAGGGACAGCCGACACCGCAGTTGCTCCCCATGGGCCAGTCGCTCGTGGCATTTGCAGCCGCGGTGCTGCTGGTGTTGGGAGTGTATCCGACGCCCGTCGTCCGCATGGCCAAGCGTGCGCTCACCAGTCCCATCACCCGCAGCGCCCCCATCGAGCCGGCCCCGCGCGGTCCACGTCTGCAGGCGGCCGTCCTCACGGTCCCGTCGACGGACGCGGGTGTGGCGATGTCACGTCAGCCAACGACGCCCCGATGA
- a CDS encoding UPF0182 family protein: MGTRSWLLLLVAVAAVVLLVGRTATALFVDHAWYDAMGVPALFWERVLDTMLLQGGAWIVGSLFAFANLHAVRRTILAVAVPSRVANIELTAMVPGRRLLSATIILALLVGGVLAVPLTNWETLALARHGIPFGEIEGIFDRDLGHYVYWLPFEETMYLWALVSVVALTAMVLVLYALTRSLRLEGRRIAASTHVRRHLSVLGALVLLLLAWSYRLDAFDLLRAGSGPDGLFLRVDHRVTLRMDAVLAYGAAMAALIVLRTGWAGQLRAAFITLTLILVAAVGLRHVVPAVAARGDTMGDRARRDADYVAARALFSRRAFDADAVRPLPRVSADRADGAAMLPLPIPTATLGTRASLWDAVTLAEGLHPGGAAPVSSNRGDDRATTGSEPRPAATDASGYMAVAAPGWFLLDGRVTALRVERPVSGAGAWRLSLVDASRARLTDSLVPLPGLSTDGSYGGNAPLVAPGASGARLLDGATAADVPGALLDTPLARLAHAWALRDLSLLGADSTAGTPLLVSYRDVRERVRRIAPVFEQSTTVHAIRDGNRLYWVLHLYSASARYPLSQRWQVGDGVYSYFKLAATAIVDAGTGRVRLMPAEKPDALARTWMTRLPGLFSRRTELPASLAVQLPPPTDGAELQVRTFARFGSRLEGPVLRHLPDSAFINGPAAPVMLEQEGGVVASWSVPLLDAREAVAGVVTVTGGAVPATYWSTSPRAVLWPATLARMAAAVDSVRARSRADSAGPVSKPLLSRPEAMVTSRGVLYVQAAQGARSDGRLSMGESVVSDGEQIGVGPTLADALASLGETVERPRSGGRADAGAATPDAGAPSRWYDTMRQAMKQGDWSAFGAAFDSLGRALGRPPQ, from the coding sequence GTGGGCACCCGGAGCTGGCTCCTCCTCCTGGTGGCCGTGGCTGCCGTGGTGCTCCTCGTGGGGCGCACCGCGACGGCGTTGTTCGTGGATCACGCGTGGTACGACGCCATGGGCGTGCCCGCCCTGTTCTGGGAACGGGTCCTCGACACGATGCTGCTGCAGGGCGGCGCATGGATCGTCGGCTCCCTCTTCGCATTTGCCAATCTGCACGCGGTTCGGCGCACCATTCTCGCCGTGGCGGTCCCGTCGCGCGTGGCCAACATCGAGCTCACGGCCATGGTGCCGGGACGGCGGTTGCTGTCTGCCACGATCATTCTCGCCCTGCTGGTGGGGGGCGTGCTGGCCGTCCCGCTCACCAACTGGGAAACCCTCGCCCTCGCGCGGCACGGCATCCCGTTCGGTGAAATCGAAGGCATCTTCGATCGCGACCTTGGCCACTACGTGTATTGGTTGCCCTTCGAGGAGACGATGTACCTCTGGGCCTTGGTCAGTGTCGTAGCGCTGACGGCCATGGTTTTGGTCCTCTACGCCCTCACCCGTTCGCTCCGGCTCGAGGGTCGACGCATCGCGGCGAGTACCCATGTCCGGCGGCACCTGAGCGTGCTGGGGGCACTGGTGCTGCTGCTGCTGGCCTGGAGTTATCGACTCGATGCGTTCGACCTGCTGCGTGCGGGCAGCGGTCCCGACGGGCTGTTCCTACGAGTCGATCATCGGGTCACCCTGAGGATGGATGCGGTGCTGGCATACGGCGCGGCAATGGCCGCCCTGATCGTCCTGCGTACGGGCTGGGCCGGACAGCTGCGGGCCGCCTTCATCACCCTTACCCTAATCCTGGTTGCAGCCGTCGGGCTGCGGCATGTCGTCCCCGCTGTGGCAGCGCGGGGGGATACGATGGGTGACCGGGCACGCCGCGATGCCGACTACGTGGCAGCACGTGCGCTGTTCAGCCGGCGCGCCTTCGACGCCGATGCGGTGCGCCCGCTTCCGCGTGTCAGCGCGGATCGTGCTGATGGCGCCGCCATGCTCCCCCTGCCCATACCGACCGCCACACTTGGTACCCGGGCCAGTCTCTGGGACGCCGTGACGCTCGCCGAGGGGCTGCACCCGGGGGGTGCTGCGCCGGTCTCCTCCAATCGAGGCGATGACCGGGCGACGACCGGGAGTGAGCCACGGCCCGCAGCGACTGACGCGTCGGGGTACATGGCGGTGGCTGCCCCTGGCTGGTTCCTGCTCGACGGTCGCGTGACCGCGCTGCGCGTCGAGCGCCCGGTGTCGGGGGCCGGCGCGTGGCGGCTGTCGCTGGTGGATGCCTCGCGGGCTAGGCTGACCGACAGTCTCGTGCCGTTGCCGGGATTGAGTACCGATGGAAGTTACGGCGGAAATGCGCCACTGGTGGCTCCGGGTGCCAGCGGTGCCCGCCTGCTGGATGGTGCCACGGCGGCCGATGTGCCGGGCGCGCTGCTCGATACGCCGTTGGCGCGTCTGGCGCATGCCTGGGCGTTGCGCGATCTCTCGTTGCTCGGCGCCGATTCCACGGCGGGCACCCCATTGCTCGTGAGCTATCGCGACGTCCGTGAACGGGTGCGACGCATTGCGCCGGTGTTCGAGCAAAGCACCACGGTGCATGCAATCCGCGACGGGAACCGGCTGTATTGGGTGCTGCATCTGTACAGCGCGTCGGCCCGGTACCCCCTGAGTCAGCGGTGGCAGGTGGGCGACGGGGTGTATTCCTACTTCAAGTTGGCCGCTACCGCCATCGTGGATGCCGGTACCGGACGTGTGCGGCTCATGCCGGCGGAGAAGCCCGACGCGCTGGCACGCACGTGGATGACGCGACTCCCCGGACTTTTTTCGCGGCGTACCGAACTGCCGGCCTCGCTCGCCGTACAGCTGCCACCGCCAACGGATGGGGCGGAGTTGCAGGTGCGCACCTTCGCACGCTTCGGTTCCCGTCTCGAGGGACCGGTCCTTCGTCACCTGCCGGACAGCGCCTTCATCAATGGCCCCGCCGCACCGGTCATGCTGGAGCAGGAGGGCGGAGTCGTGGCGTCATGGAGTGTGCCTCTGCTCGACGCCCGGGAAGCGGTGGCTGGCGTGGTGACCGTGACGGGCGGGGCAGTGCCGGCGACCTATTGGTCGACGTCCCCACGTGCGGTGCTCTGGCCGGCGACCCTGGCGCGCATGGCGGCGGCTGTGGACAGCGTGCGTGCGCGCTCCCGCGCCGATTCTGCCGGGCCGGTCTCGAAGCCCCTGCTGTCGCGACCGGAAGCCATGGTCACCTCGCGTGGGGTGCTCTACGTGCAGGCGGCGCAGGGCGCGCGCAGCGACGGGCGATTGTCGATGGGCGAATCGGTGGTGAGCGACGGGGAGCAGATCGGTGTGGGGCCCACCCTCGCCGATGCGCTGGCCTCGCTCGGGGAGACGGTCGAACGGCCGCGCTCTGGAGGGCGCGCCGATGCCGGCGCTGCCACGCCGGATGCGGGCGCCCCGTCGCGATGGTACGACACCATGCGACAAGCCATGAAACAAGGTGATTGGAGTGCCTTCGGGGCGGCGTTCGACAGCCTCGGACGCGCGTTGGGCAGACCGCCGCAGTGA
- the sucC gene encoding ADP-forming succinate--CoA ligase subunit beta has translation MNLHEYQAKELLRAAGVPIPPGEVATTADQAEAIATKYGTAVMVKAQVHAGGRGKAGGVKFCPTPDVAKEKATAILGMTIKDLTVEKVLVTVAADIGSEAYVGIIVDRATKKPVFMVSAAGGIDIEEVAATTPEKILYHPVDTRYGLLPFEAMRMGFFLYKDVKLARQAAKIMQQLYTAFMNAGCSLAEINPLVMTPQGELIAVDGKMVIDDNELDRRPEIAALRDESSEAPSEVEARNANLTFIKLDGNVGCVVNGAGLAMATMDLVKYYGGDPANFLDIGGSSNPEKVVNALRIITSDPNVKCILFNIFGGITRTDDVANGIVTATKQNPLKVPIVIRLTGTNEELALQILKENGFSASSDMDSAVQRAVELATTGGAA, from the coding sequence GTGAACCTACACGAGTATCAGGCAAAAGAGCTGTTGCGGGCGGCCGGTGTGCCGATTCCGCCCGGCGAAGTCGCCACGACCGCCGATCAGGCGGAAGCCATCGCCACGAAGTACGGCACCGCGGTCATGGTGAAGGCCCAGGTGCATGCCGGTGGTCGCGGCAAGGCGGGTGGCGTGAAGTTCTGCCCCACCCCGGACGTGGCGAAGGAGAAGGCCACCGCCATTCTGGGCATGACGATCAAGGATCTCACGGTGGAGAAGGTGCTCGTCACCGTTGCCGCGGACATCGGGTCCGAGGCGTATGTGGGCATCATCGTCGACCGCGCCACCAAGAAGCCCGTCTTCATGGTGTCGGCCGCCGGCGGCATCGACATTGAGGAAGTGGCGGCGACCACGCCCGAGAAGATCCTCTACCACCCGGTGGACACGCGCTACGGGCTGCTGCCCTTCGAGGCCATGCGCATGGGCTTCTTCCTGTACAAGGATGTGAAGCTGGCCCGTCAGGCCGCGAAAATCATGCAGCAGCTGTACACGGCGTTCATGAACGCCGGCTGCTCGCTCGCCGAGATCAACCCGCTGGTCATGACGCCGCAGGGTGAGCTCATCGCGGTCGACGGCAAGATGGTGATCGACGACAACGAACTCGATCGTCGTCCCGAGATTGCCGCGCTGCGCGACGAAAGCAGCGAAGCGCCGAGTGAAGTGGAGGCGCGCAACGCGAACCTTACGTTCATCAAGCTTGACGGCAACGTGGGGTGCGTGGTGAACGGCGCTGGCCTCGCGATGGCCACGATGGACCTCGTGAAGTACTACGGCGGCGACCCCGCCAACTTCCTCGACATCGGCGGTTCGTCGAACCCCGAGAAGGTCGTGAACGCGCTGCGCATCATCACGTCGGATCCGAACGTGAAGTGCATCCTGTTCAACATCTTCGGCGGCATCACGCGCACCGACGACGTCGCCAACGGCATCGTGACCGCGACGAAGCAGAATCCGCTGAAGGTGCCCATTGTCATCCGTCTCACCGGCACCAACGAGGAGCTCGCGTTGCAGATCCTGAAGGAGAACGG
- a CDS encoding phosphomannomutase/phosphoglucomutase, whose translation MSINRAIFRQYDVRGVVGTDLTEEVAYGIGRGYASLLAERGIVGAVAVGRDNRPSGTALRDALVRGLTESGVDVVDIGIVPTPLLYWALHHEAVGGGIQITGSHNPPEYNGFKMCLGTASLHGADIQALYARIVAGHFPSGQGAVRHAAVIDRYVHDIATRVGPIARADGSRLRVVYDCGNGAAALVAPQLFDALGVDAIGLFTESDGTFPNHHPDPTVPENLADCIAAVRAHGAELGVAFDGDADRIGVVDAHGRIIWGDHLLILYARDVLARTGRGQPIIFDVKCSQALTDGIEAAGGTPVMWKTGHSLIKEKMRSLHAPLAGEMSGHMFFSEGFYGHDDALYAAARLLRIVADSGKRIDELLADVPLFVSTPEIRIDTDDETKFAIMAKAVPHFAARYDVIDVDGVRVLFGDGWGLLRASNTQPVIVARYEARTEQRLHEIRTIMETWVREQGVTL comes from the coding sequence ATGAGCATCAATCGAGCGATCTTCCGGCAGTATGACGTCCGCGGTGTGGTGGGGACCGATCTTACCGAGGAGGTCGCGTACGGAATCGGACGCGGGTACGCCTCCCTGCTGGCCGAGCGGGGGATTGTCGGGGCAGTGGCAGTGGGACGGGACAACCGGCCGAGCGGGACGGCGCTGCGCGACGCGCTCGTGCGAGGGCTGACGGAAAGCGGCGTGGATGTCGTGGATATCGGCATCGTGCCGACGCCGCTCCTCTATTGGGCGCTGCACCACGAGGCTGTGGGGGGGGGCATCCAGATCACCGGATCGCACAATCCGCCCGAGTACAACGGCTTCAAGATGTGCCTCGGTACGGCGTCGCTGCACGGTGCCGACATTCAGGCGCTCTACGCGCGCATCGTGGCGGGGCACTTCCCAAGCGGGCAGGGGGCAGTACGTCACGCGGCAGTCATTGATCGCTACGTGCACGACATCGCCACGCGGGTGGGGCCCATCGCTCGTGCCGATGGGAGCCGGCTGCGCGTGGTGTACGACTGCGGGAACGGCGCGGCCGCCCTCGTGGCTCCCCAGCTCTTCGACGCGTTGGGCGTCGACGCCATCGGGCTCTTCACGGAAAGCGATGGCACCTTCCCGAATCACCACCCTGATCCCACCGTCCCCGAGAATCTTGCCGACTGCATTGCCGCCGTGCGGGCCCACGGGGCGGAGCTGGGCGTCGCGTTCGATGGCGATGCCGATCGAATCGGCGTGGTCGATGCCCACGGCCGCATCATCTGGGGCGACCATCTGCTCATCCTCTACGCGCGTGACGTGCTGGCGCGCACCGGACGTGGTCAGCCCATCATCTTCGACGTGAAGTGCTCGCAGGCACTCACCGACGGGATCGAAGCGGCTGGCGGCACGCCTGTGATGTGGAAGACCGGCCATTCGCTCATCAAGGAGAAAATGAGGAGCCTCCACGCGCCGCTCGCCGGCGAGATGTCGGGGCACATGTTCTTCTCGGAGGGGTTTTACGGCCATGACGATGCGCTGTACGCCGCGGCGCGGCTCCTGCGCATCGTGGCCGACAGCGGCAAGCGTATCGACGAGCTGCTGGCCGACGTGCCACTGTTCGTATCGACACCGGAGATCCGCATTGACACGGATGACGAGACGAAGTTCGCCATCATGGCGAAGGCCGTGCCGCACTTTGCCGCCCGGTACGATGTCATCGATGTCGATGGCGTGCGGGTGCTCTTCGGCGATGGCTGGGGGCTGCTGCGCGCCTCCAATACTCAACCGGTGATCGTTGCACGGTACGAAGCACGCACCGAGCAGCGTCTGCACGAGATCCGCACCATCATGGAGACATGGGTGCGCGAACAGGGTGTAACGCTCTGA
- a CDS encoding NADH-quinone oxidoreductase subunit M, which translates to MRDVILSMNVDRWILPAMLLWPLVAALLVRLWGRDVDADATGSAAPAGGPDARVLTLAAMVVEALLALLLWLSFDPAQRGWQAGVELPWLTDLGATISLGVDGLSLPMVVLTACVVPLALLGSWDNVRVRTPAFGALALLLLCGLIGVFVTRDLLLFYLAWELMLIPTYLLVGVWGREGTSRASLRYVLFTLVGSLLMLVAIIALWNLGGGTTLDVDALRAVALSPRAQLFLFAAFFSAFAVKSALVPFHTWLPDAQSAAPTFAAVTLGLKVGAYGILRFAIPLFPAAATHELVRGTILVLSVIAVVYGALLAMTQRDLKRVNSYSSISHLGFIMLGSFALTQQSVQGAVMSIVASGISTSALFLLAGMLEDRTGTTDLAAFGGIARVVPWFSVMLTLVMLSTVALPGTNGFVGEFLVLLGSYAEFPALAVVATTGVIFAAAYGLRALQLLLFGAMDAPRQAHVADLSPREKFVMGVFAVAIIYLGLVPGAVLRRSDRPSRDLVEIVRFGPNAPAALPPVSLNR; encoded by the coding sequence ATGCGCGACGTGATACTCTCCATGAATGTCGATCGGTGGATCCTGCCGGCCATGTTGCTGTGGCCGCTCGTCGCCGCCCTGCTGGTGCGTCTTTGGGGGCGCGATGTCGATGCCGATGCGACCGGTAGCGCCGCCCCGGCAGGTGGCCCGGATGCCCGTGTGCTGACGCTCGCGGCCATGGTGGTGGAGGCGCTGCTCGCCCTGCTGCTCTGGCTGTCGTTCGACCCCGCGCAGCGGGGCTGGCAGGCCGGGGTGGAACTGCCCTGGCTGACAGACCTTGGCGCCACGATCAGCCTCGGAGTGGATGGGCTGTCGTTGCCCATGGTCGTGCTCACGGCGTGTGTGGTGCCGCTGGCGCTGCTGGGGTCGTGGGACAACGTGCGCGTGCGTACGCCGGCGTTCGGTGCATTGGCGCTGCTGCTGCTGTGTGGCCTGATTGGCGTATTCGTCACGCGCGATCTGCTGCTCTTCTATCTGGCGTGGGAGCTGATGCTCATCCCCACCTATCTGCTGGTCGGGGTGTGGGGACGCGAGGGGACCTCGCGGGCCAGCTTGCGCTACGTGCTCTTCACGTTGGTCGGCTCGCTGCTCATGCTGGTCGCCATCATTGCGCTGTGGAATCTGGGTGGCGGTACCACGCTCGACGTCGATGCCCTGCGCGCCGTGGCGCTGTCGCCGCGCGCGCAGCTGTTCCTCTTTGCCGCCTTCTTCTCGGCGTTTGCCGTGAAGTCGGCGCTGGTGCCCTTCCACACCTGGCTTCCCGATGCGCAAAGCGCCGCCCCGACCTTCGCGGCCGTCACGCTCGGGCTCAAGGTGGGCGCCTACGGCATCCTGCGCTTCGCGATTCCGCTGTTTCCTGCGGCGGCCACGCACGAACTGGTGCGTGGCACGATTCTCGTGCTGTCGGTCATCGCCGTCGTGTACGGCGCCCTGCTGGCCATGACGCAGCGCGACCTCAAGCGCGTGAACTCGTACAGCTCCATCAGTCATCTCGGCTTTATCATGCTGGGGAGCTTCGCCCTGACGCAGCAAAGCGTGCAGGGAGCGGTGATGAGCATCGTTGCCAGCGGCATCAGCACGAGCGCCCTGTTCCTGCTTGCCGGCATGCTGGAGGATCGCACCGGCACCACCGACCTTGCCGCGTTCGGCGGCATCGCGCGGGTGGTACCCTGGTTCTCGGTCATGCTGACACTGGTGATGCTGTCCACGGTCGCGCTTCCGGGGACCAACGGGTTCGTGGGGGAGTTCCTCGTGCTGCTCGGTAGCTATGCCGAGTTCCCCGCTTTGGCGGTTGTCGCTACCACCGGCGTGATCTTCGCCGCGGCGTACGGGTTGCGCGCCCTCCAGTTGCTGCTCTTTGGCGCGATGGACGCCCCCCGACAGGCCCACGTGGCCGACCTGAGCCCGCGTGAGAAGTTCGTGATGGGGGTCTTCGCCGTGGCGATCATCTACCTCGGCCTCGTACCCGGTGCGGTTCTGCGTCGTAGCGACCGCCCGTCGCGCGATCTGGTGGAAATCGTGCGCTTCGGCCCCAACGCGCCGGCGGCGCTTCCTCCCGTGTCACTGAACCGATGA